The window CGCGTGCTTGAAGGGGTTGTCGGGCAGCTTCATCGTGCGTTTCCTATCTGTGAGCTTGACGTGAGCTTGAGTGAGGGCGGGCTGAAGACTGGCTTTAGCGCGCCCGATTGCGGCGTTCCTGCGGCGTGAAGTCGAAGCTGGCGAAGCTGCCGCCTTGATAGCGCTGTGCGGTGGCGTCGCGCGGATTCGGCTTTGCGAGAATCTCCGCGGCGTAGTCTTCCGCGTTCTGGCGCGGCTTGTAGCCGAGGCGCGCGGCGCCCGAGTTGTCCCAGTAGCTGCGCGTATTGTTCGAGACGCCCCAGACCACCTGAAAGCCGAGATCGGGCACCTCGATCGACAGCTCGATCAGCTGCAGCAGATCGTCGAAACCGAGCCACGTGCTCAGGTGGCGGAACTCCGTCGGCTTTTCGATGCAGCTGCCGATGCGAATGCACACGCTTTCGATGCCGTGCTTGTCCCAGTAGAGGCGCGCGAGTCCTTCGCCCCACATCTTGCTGAGCCCGTAAAAGCCATCGGGCCGGAAATCGCAATCGAGCGCGAGCGTGTCCTCGACCGGGTGCATGCCGATCGCGTGATTGGA is drawn from Trinickia violacea and contains these coding sequences:
- a CDS encoding NAD-dependent epimerase/dehydratase family protein, with translation MKKIALSGAAGQLGSVLRQALLGRGVNLRSAAGTRPLEPLVDGEDVMHGDLRDPAVVDRLLEGVDVLIHMAGTSVERPLPEIIENNLRGLVEVYEGARRHGVRRIIFASSNHAIGMHPVEDTLALDCDFRPDGFYGLSKMWGEGLARLYWDKHGIESVCIRIGSCIEKPTEFRHLSTWLGFDDLLQLIELSIEVPDLGFQVVWGVSNNTRSYWDNSGAARLGYKPRQNAEDYAAEILAKPNPRDATAQRYQGGSFASFDFTPQERRNRAR